The following are from one region of the Rissa tridactyla isolate bRisTri1 chromosome 10, bRisTri1.patW.cur.20221130, whole genome shotgun sequence genome:
- the NCKIPSD gene encoding NCK-interacting protein with SH3 domain isoform X2 → MLQVLEQDVVLQSIDRAIEAVHNAAMKNGGKYNLEQRDVLQKLIHHRKETMSRKGHSPTPQGMVMTQSSSDHHLDVARQPNGVCRTGYERHHSLPNTEFEEEDEGPYQIPPQPRRAAPVTPPPPEKRKNAQIAAPIKNAVEIIPGSASSASSMSTTSLDTLYTASSASETALPTATSSPANTPPPVPSRSVHTTITRNLDTGSVTHSRYGTSPKDGASKSPQTKRAAPAPPAEVGTQRSHTVDGEKTAQVKKAAPVPPASLDAFNSLCLEDKKAAVAEPVPAEPSGLVASVPKTIGAELIELVRRNTHLSYELSRVAIGVVIGHIQTSVPATSSIMEQILISVVESKNLSAGLPSGQICHDEQRLEVIFADLARHKDDAQQRSWALYEDENVICCYLEELLRILTDADPEVCKKMCKKNEFESVLSLVAYYQMEHRVPLRLLLLKCFGAMCNLDAAVISTLVNSVLPMELARDMQTHTQDHQKMCYSALVLAMMFSMGEPLPYHHYEHLNSQFVQFLLDVIEDGLPSDTTDQLPDLFVNVLLAFNLHIPVPEHSVIMTTISKHSNVKTFTEKLLLLLNRGDDPVCIFKHQPQPPHSVLKFLQDIFASKDTASIFYHTDMMVLIDILVRQIADLSPGDKLRMEYLSLMHAIIRSTPYLQHQHRLSDLQGILQRILGEEEEGQQCQMDKLIILEIYKEFPEICPGTS, encoded by the exons GTGCTGGAGCAAGATGTGGTTCTCCAGTCTATTGACCGTGCTATCGAGGCTGTGCACAACGCGGCCATGAAGAATGGGGGAAAGTACAACCTGGAGCAGAGAGATGTCCTCCA AAAACTAATCCATCATCGGAAGGAGACCATGTCCCGCAAAGGTCACTCTCCCACCCCGCAGGGGATGGTTATGACACAGTCCTCCAGCGATCACCACCTGGATGTGGCACGGCAGCCCAACGGGGTCTGCCGGACGGGATACGAGAGACATCACAGTCTTCCAAACACCGAGTtcgaggaggaggatgaaggtcCCTATCAG ATCCCACCACAGCCCCGgcgtgctgctcctgtcacccCCCCACCTCCAGAGAAACGCAAGAATGCACAGATTGCTGCTCCTATTAAAA ACGCTGTTGAAATTATCCCTGGGTCAGCTTCTAGTGCCTCCTCTATGAGCACGACGTCCCTGGATACCTTGTACACCGCTTCTTCCGCGTCAGAGACTGCTCTCCCGAcggccacctccagccctgccaaCACCCCACCCCCTGTCCCAAGCCGGAGCGTCCACACCACCATCACGCGCAATTTGGACACCGGCTCTGTGACCCACTCCCGCTATGGGACTTCCCCAAAAGATGGGGCCAGCAAATCCCCCCAGACCAAGAGGGCTGCCCCGGCACCGCCAGCTGAAGTGGGGACCCAAAGGTCCCACACGGTGGATGGGGAGAAGACTGCTCAGGTGAAGAAGGCTGCCCCAGTGCCACCTGCAAGCCTGGATGCCTTCAACTCCCTCTGCCTGGAGGATAAGAAGGCAGCTGTGGCAGAGCCAGTGCCAGCAGAACCCAGTGGGCTGGTGGCATCCGTGCCCAAGACAATAGGTGCCGAACTGATCGAGCTGGTGCGCAGGAACACCCACCTCAGCTACGAGCTGTCCCGCGTGGCCATTGGCGTGGTCATCGGCCACATCCAGACCTCCGTCCCAGCAACCAGCAGCATCATGGAGCAGATTCTCATCTCCGTGGTGGAGAGTAAG AATCTGAGCGCGGGGCTGCCCTCGGGACAGATCTGCCACGACGAGCAGCGTCTGGAGGTGATCTTCGCAGATCTGGCCAGGCACAAGGACGACGCTCAGCAGCGCAGCTGGGCGCTCTATGAGGATGAGAACGTCATCTGCTGCTACCTGGAGGAGCTGCTTCGCATCCTG ACAGATGCAGACCCAGAAGTTTGCAAGAAAATGTGCAAGAAGAATGAGTTTGAATCCGTCCTGTCCCTTGTGGCATATTATCAGATG GAACACAGGGTGCCGTTACGGCTGCTGCTGTTGAAGTGCTTTGGAGCCATGTGCAACCTGGATGCCGCAGTCATCTCAACGCTTGTGAACTCCGTGCTGCCGATGGAGCTGGCCCGGGACATGCAGACTCACACACAAG ATCATCAGAAGATGTGCTACTCTGCACTGGTGCTGGCAATGATGTTCTCCATGGGGGAGCCCCTGCCATATCATCACTATG AACATCTCAACTCTCAGTTTGTGCAGTTCCTGCTGGACGTGATTGAGGACGGGCTGCCCTCGGACACCACCGACCAGCTGCCCGACTTATTTGTCAATGTCCTTCTGGCCTTCAATCTCCACATTCCAG TTCCAGAACACAGTGTGATCATGACTACAATAAGCAAGCACTCGAATGTCAAGACTTtcacagaaaagctgctgctgctgctgaacagggGAG aTGATCCAGTTTGTATCTTCAAGCATCAGCCTCAGCCACCGCACTCAGTGCTGAAGTTCCTGCAGGACATCTTTGCCAGCAAGGACACAGCCAGCATCTTCTACCACACGGACATGATGGTCCTGATAGACATCCTGGTGCGGCAGATTGCAGATCTCTCCCCAGGAGACAAG CTGAGGATGGAGTATCTGTCTCTGATGCACGCCATCATCCGCTCCACGCCCTATCTGCAGCACCAGCACCGCCTCTCCGACCTGCAGGGCATCCTGCAGCGCatcctgggggaggaggaggagggccagCAGTGCCAGATGGACAAACTTATCATCCTGGAGATTTATAAGGAGTTCCCAGAAATCTGTCCCGGTACCAGCTAA
- the NCKIPSD gene encoding NCK-interacting protein with SH3 domain isoform X3 has protein sequence MYRALYSFRSAEPNSLPFAAGETFLLLERSNQHWWLVTRAGSGETGYAPASYLQRLQVLEQDVVLQSIDRAIEAVHNAAMKNGGKYNLEQRDVLQKLIHHRKETMSRKGHSPTPQGMVMTQSSSDHHLDVARQPNGVCRTGYERHHSLPNTEFEEEDEGPYQIPPQPRRAAPVTPPPPEKRKNAQIAAPIKNAVEIIPGSASSASSMSTTSLDTLYTASSASETALPTATSSPANTPPPVPSRSVHTTITRNLDTGSVTHSRYGTSPKDGASKSPQTKRAAPAPPAEVGTQRSHTVDGEKTAQVKKAAPVPPASLDAFNSLCLEDKKAAVAEPVPAEPSGLVASVPKTIGAELIELVRRNTHLSYELSRVAIGVVIGHIQTSVPATSSIMEQILISVVESKNLSAGLPSGQICHDEQRLEVIFADLARHKDDAQQRSWALYEDENVICCYLEELLRILTDADPEVCKKMCKKNEFESVLSLVAYYQMEHRVPLRLLLLKCFGAMCNLDAAVISTLVNSVLPMELARDMQTHTQDHQKMCYSALVLAMMFSMGEPLPYHHYEHLNSQFVQFLLDVIEDGLPSDTTDQLPDLFVNVLLAFNLHIPVPEHSVIMTTISKHSNVKTFTEKLLLLLNRGDDPVCIFKHQPQPPHSVLKFLQDIFASKDTASIFYHTDMMVLIDILVRQIADLSPGDKVPTLRMEYLSLMHAIIRSTPYLQHQHRLSDLQGILQRILGEEEEGQQCQMDKLIILEIYKEFPEICPGTS, from the exons GTGCTGGAGCAAGATGTGGTTCTCCAGTCTATTGACCGTGCTATCGAGGCTGTGCACAACGCGGCCATGAAGAATGGGGGAAAGTACAACCTGGAGCAGAGAGATGTCCTCCA AAAACTAATCCATCATCGGAAGGAGACCATGTCCCGCAAAGGTCACTCTCCCACCCCGCAGGGGATGGTTATGACACAGTCCTCCAGCGATCACCACCTGGATGTGGCACGGCAGCCCAACGGGGTCTGCCGGACGGGATACGAGAGACATCACAGTCTTCCAAACACCGAGTtcgaggaggaggatgaaggtcCCTATCAG ATCCCACCACAGCCCCGgcgtgctgctcctgtcacccCCCCACCTCCAGAGAAACGCAAGAATGCACAGATTGCTGCTCCTATTAAAA ACGCTGTTGAAATTATCCCTGGGTCAGCTTCTAGTGCCTCCTCTATGAGCACGACGTCCCTGGATACCTTGTACACCGCTTCTTCCGCGTCAGAGACTGCTCTCCCGAcggccacctccagccctgccaaCACCCCACCCCCTGTCCCAAGCCGGAGCGTCCACACCACCATCACGCGCAATTTGGACACCGGCTCTGTGACCCACTCCCGCTATGGGACTTCCCCAAAAGATGGGGCCAGCAAATCCCCCCAGACCAAGAGGGCTGCCCCGGCACCGCCAGCTGAAGTGGGGACCCAAAGGTCCCACACGGTGGATGGGGAGAAGACTGCTCAGGTGAAGAAGGCTGCCCCAGTGCCACCTGCAAGCCTGGATGCCTTCAACTCCCTCTGCCTGGAGGATAAGAAGGCAGCTGTGGCAGAGCCAGTGCCAGCAGAACCCAGTGGGCTGGTGGCATCCGTGCCCAAGACAATAGGTGCCGAACTGATCGAGCTGGTGCGCAGGAACACCCACCTCAGCTACGAGCTGTCCCGCGTGGCCATTGGCGTGGTCATCGGCCACATCCAGACCTCCGTCCCAGCAACCAGCAGCATCATGGAGCAGATTCTCATCTCCGTGGTGGAGAGTAAG AATCTGAGCGCGGGGCTGCCCTCGGGACAGATCTGCCACGACGAGCAGCGTCTGGAGGTGATCTTCGCAGATCTGGCCAGGCACAAGGACGACGCTCAGCAGCGCAGCTGGGCGCTCTATGAGGATGAGAACGTCATCTGCTGCTACCTGGAGGAGCTGCTTCGCATCCTG ACAGATGCAGACCCAGAAGTTTGCAAGAAAATGTGCAAGAAGAATGAGTTTGAATCCGTCCTGTCCCTTGTGGCATATTATCAGATG GAACACAGGGTGCCGTTACGGCTGCTGCTGTTGAAGTGCTTTGGAGCCATGTGCAACCTGGATGCCGCAGTCATCTCAACGCTTGTGAACTCCGTGCTGCCGATGGAGCTGGCCCGGGACATGCAGACTCACACACAAG ATCATCAGAAGATGTGCTACTCTGCACTGGTGCTGGCAATGATGTTCTCCATGGGGGAGCCCCTGCCATATCATCACTATG AACATCTCAACTCTCAGTTTGTGCAGTTCCTGCTGGACGTGATTGAGGACGGGCTGCCCTCGGACACCACCGACCAGCTGCCCGACTTATTTGTCAATGTCCTTCTGGCCTTCAATCTCCACATTCCAG TTCCAGAACACAGTGTGATCATGACTACAATAAGCAAGCACTCGAATGTCAAGACTTtcacagaaaagctgctgctgctgctgaacagggGAG aTGATCCAGTTTGTATCTTCAAGCATCAGCCTCAGCCACCGCACTCAGTGCTGAAGTTCCTGCAGGACATCTTTGCCAGCAAGGACACAGCCAGCATCTTCTACCACACGGACATGATGGTCCTGATAGACATCCTGGTGCGGCAGATTGCAGATCTCTCCCCAGGAGACAAGGTGCCTACG CTGAGGATGGAGTATCTGTCTCTGATGCACGCCATCATCCGCTCCACGCCCTATCTGCAGCACCAGCACCGCCTCTCCGACCTGCAGGGCATCCTGCAGCGCatcctgggggaggaggaggagggccagCAGTGCCAGATGGACAAACTTATCATCCTGGAGATTTATAAGGAGTTCCCAGAAATCTGTCCCGGTACCAGCTAA
- the NCKIPSD gene encoding NCK-interacting protein with SH3 domain isoform X4: protein MYRALYSFRSAEPNSLPFAAGETFLLLERSNQHWWLVTRAGSGETGYAPASYLQRLQVLEQDVVLQSIDRAIEAVHNAAMKNGGKYNLEQRDVLQKLIHHRKETMSRKGHSPTPQGMVMTQSSSDHHLDVARQPNGVCRTGYERHHSLPNTEFEEEDEGPYQIPPQPRRAAPVTPPPPEKRKNAQIAAPIKNAVEIIPGSASSASSMSTTSLDTLYTASSASETALPTATSSPANTPPPVPSRSVHTTITRNLDTGSVTHSRYGTSPKDGASKSPQTKRAAPAPPAEVGTQRSHTVDGEKTAQVKKAAPVPPASLDAFNSLCLEDKKAAVAEPVPAEPSGLVASVPKTIGAELIELVRRNTHLSYELSRVAIGVVIGHIQTSVPATSSIMEQILISVVESKNLSAGLPSGQICHDEQRLEVIFADLARHKDDAQQRSWALYEDENVICCYLEELLRILTDADPEVCKKMCKKNEFESVLSLVAYYQMEHRVPLRLLLLKCFGAMCNLDAAVISTLVNSVLPMELARDMQTHTQDHQKMCYSALVLAMMFSMGEPLPYHHYEHLNSQFVQFLLDVIEDGLPSDTTDQLPDLFVNVLLAFNLHIPVPEHSVIMTTISKHSNVKTFTEKLLLLLNRGDDPVCIFKHQPQPPHSVLKFLQDIFASKDTASIFYHTDMMVLIDILVRQIADLSPGDKLRMEYLSLMHAIIRSTPYLQHQHRLSDLQGILQRILGEEEEGQQCQMDKLIILEIYKEFPEICPGTS from the exons GTGCTGGAGCAAGATGTGGTTCTCCAGTCTATTGACCGTGCTATCGAGGCTGTGCACAACGCGGCCATGAAGAATGGGGGAAAGTACAACCTGGAGCAGAGAGATGTCCTCCA AAAACTAATCCATCATCGGAAGGAGACCATGTCCCGCAAAGGTCACTCTCCCACCCCGCAGGGGATGGTTATGACACAGTCCTCCAGCGATCACCACCTGGATGTGGCACGGCAGCCCAACGGGGTCTGCCGGACGGGATACGAGAGACATCACAGTCTTCCAAACACCGAGTtcgaggaggaggatgaaggtcCCTATCAG ATCCCACCACAGCCCCGgcgtgctgctcctgtcacccCCCCACCTCCAGAGAAACGCAAGAATGCACAGATTGCTGCTCCTATTAAAA ACGCTGTTGAAATTATCCCTGGGTCAGCTTCTAGTGCCTCCTCTATGAGCACGACGTCCCTGGATACCTTGTACACCGCTTCTTCCGCGTCAGAGACTGCTCTCCCGAcggccacctccagccctgccaaCACCCCACCCCCTGTCCCAAGCCGGAGCGTCCACACCACCATCACGCGCAATTTGGACACCGGCTCTGTGACCCACTCCCGCTATGGGACTTCCCCAAAAGATGGGGCCAGCAAATCCCCCCAGACCAAGAGGGCTGCCCCGGCACCGCCAGCTGAAGTGGGGACCCAAAGGTCCCACACGGTGGATGGGGAGAAGACTGCTCAGGTGAAGAAGGCTGCCCCAGTGCCACCTGCAAGCCTGGATGCCTTCAACTCCCTCTGCCTGGAGGATAAGAAGGCAGCTGTGGCAGAGCCAGTGCCAGCAGAACCCAGTGGGCTGGTGGCATCCGTGCCCAAGACAATAGGTGCCGAACTGATCGAGCTGGTGCGCAGGAACACCCACCTCAGCTACGAGCTGTCCCGCGTGGCCATTGGCGTGGTCATCGGCCACATCCAGACCTCCGTCCCAGCAACCAGCAGCATCATGGAGCAGATTCTCATCTCCGTGGTGGAGAGTAAG AATCTGAGCGCGGGGCTGCCCTCGGGACAGATCTGCCACGACGAGCAGCGTCTGGAGGTGATCTTCGCAGATCTGGCCAGGCACAAGGACGACGCTCAGCAGCGCAGCTGGGCGCTCTATGAGGATGAGAACGTCATCTGCTGCTACCTGGAGGAGCTGCTTCGCATCCTG ACAGATGCAGACCCAGAAGTTTGCAAGAAAATGTGCAAGAAGAATGAGTTTGAATCCGTCCTGTCCCTTGTGGCATATTATCAGATG GAACACAGGGTGCCGTTACGGCTGCTGCTGTTGAAGTGCTTTGGAGCCATGTGCAACCTGGATGCCGCAGTCATCTCAACGCTTGTGAACTCCGTGCTGCCGATGGAGCTGGCCCGGGACATGCAGACTCACACACAAG ATCATCAGAAGATGTGCTACTCTGCACTGGTGCTGGCAATGATGTTCTCCATGGGGGAGCCCCTGCCATATCATCACTATG AACATCTCAACTCTCAGTTTGTGCAGTTCCTGCTGGACGTGATTGAGGACGGGCTGCCCTCGGACACCACCGACCAGCTGCCCGACTTATTTGTCAATGTCCTTCTGGCCTTCAATCTCCACATTCCAG TTCCAGAACACAGTGTGATCATGACTACAATAAGCAAGCACTCGAATGTCAAGACTTtcacagaaaagctgctgctgctgctgaacagggGAG aTGATCCAGTTTGTATCTTCAAGCATCAGCCTCAGCCACCGCACTCAGTGCTGAAGTTCCTGCAGGACATCTTTGCCAGCAAGGACACAGCCAGCATCTTCTACCACACGGACATGATGGTCCTGATAGACATCCTGGTGCGGCAGATTGCAGATCTCTCCCCAGGAGACAAG CTGAGGATGGAGTATCTGTCTCTGATGCACGCCATCATCCGCTCCACGCCCTATCTGCAGCACCAGCACCGCCTCTCCGACCTGCAGGGCATCCTGCAGCGCatcctgggggaggaggaggagggccagCAGTGCCAGATGGACAAACTTATCATCCTGGAGATTTATAAGGAGTTCCCAGAAATCTGTCCCGGTACCAGCTAA
- the NCKIPSD gene encoding NCK-interacting protein with SH3 domain isoform X5, which translates to MKNGGKYNLEQRDVLQKLIHHRKETMSRKGHSPTPQGMVMTQSSSDHHLDVARQPNGVCRTGYERHHSLPNTEFEEEDEGPYQIPPQPRRAAPVTPPPPEKRKNAQIAAPIKNAVEIIPGSASSASSMSTTSLDTLYTASSASETALPTATSSPANTPPPVPSRSVHTTITRNLDTGSVTHSRYGTSPKDGASKSPQTKRAAPAPPAEVGTQRSHTVDGEKTAQVKKAAPVPPASLDAFNSLCLEDKKAAVAEPVPAEPSGLVASVPKTIGAELIELVRRNTHLSYELSRVAIGVVIGHIQTSVPATSSIMEQILISVVESKNLSAGLPSGQICHDEQRLEVIFADLARHKDDAQQRSWALYEDENVICCYLEELLRILTDADPEVCKKMCKKNEFESVLSLVAYYQMEHRVPLRLLLLKCFGAMCNLDAAVISTLVNSVLPMELARDMQTHTQDHQKMCYSALVLAMMFSMGEPLPYHHYEHLNSQFVQFLLDVIEDGLPSDTTDQLPDLFVNVLLAFNLHIPVPEHSVIMTTISKHSNVKTFTEKLLLLLNRGDDPVCIFKHQPQPPHSVLKFLQDIFASKDTASIFYHTDMMVLIDILVRQIADLSPGDKVPTLRMEYLSLMHAIIRSTPYLQHQHRLSDLQGILQRILGEEEEGQQCQMDKLIILEIYKEFPEICPGTS; encoded by the exons ATGAAGAATGGGGGAAAGTACAACCTGGAGCAGAGAGATGTCCTCCA AAAACTAATCCATCATCGGAAGGAGACCATGTCCCGCAAAGGTCACTCTCCCACCCCGCAGGGGATGGTTATGACACAGTCCTCCAGCGATCACCACCTGGATGTGGCACGGCAGCCCAACGGGGTCTGCCGGACGGGATACGAGAGACATCACAGTCTTCCAAACACCGAGTtcgaggaggaggatgaaggtcCCTATCAG ATCCCACCACAGCCCCGgcgtgctgctcctgtcacccCCCCACCTCCAGAGAAACGCAAGAATGCACAGATTGCTGCTCCTATTAAAA ACGCTGTTGAAATTATCCCTGGGTCAGCTTCTAGTGCCTCCTCTATGAGCACGACGTCCCTGGATACCTTGTACACCGCTTCTTCCGCGTCAGAGACTGCTCTCCCGAcggccacctccagccctgccaaCACCCCACCCCCTGTCCCAAGCCGGAGCGTCCACACCACCATCACGCGCAATTTGGACACCGGCTCTGTGACCCACTCCCGCTATGGGACTTCCCCAAAAGATGGGGCCAGCAAATCCCCCCAGACCAAGAGGGCTGCCCCGGCACCGCCAGCTGAAGTGGGGACCCAAAGGTCCCACACGGTGGATGGGGAGAAGACTGCTCAGGTGAAGAAGGCTGCCCCAGTGCCACCTGCAAGCCTGGATGCCTTCAACTCCCTCTGCCTGGAGGATAAGAAGGCAGCTGTGGCAGAGCCAGTGCCAGCAGAACCCAGTGGGCTGGTGGCATCCGTGCCCAAGACAATAGGTGCCGAACTGATCGAGCTGGTGCGCAGGAACACCCACCTCAGCTACGAGCTGTCCCGCGTGGCCATTGGCGTGGTCATCGGCCACATCCAGACCTCCGTCCCAGCAACCAGCAGCATCATGGAGCAGATTCTCATCTCCGTGGTGGAGAGTAAG AATCTGAGCGCGGGGCTGCCCTCGGGACAGATCTGCCACGACGAGCAGCGTCTGGAGGTGATCTTCGCAGATCTGGCCAGGCACAAGGACGACGCTCAGCAGCGCAGCTGGGCGCTCTATGAGGATGAGAACGTCATCTGCTGCTACCTGGAGGAGCTGCTTCGCATCCTG ACAGATGCAGACCCAGAAGTTTGCAAGAAAATGTGCAAGAAGAATGAGTTTGAATCCGTCCTGTCCCTTGTGGCATATTATCAGATG GAACACAGGGTGCCGTTACGGCTGCTGCTGTTGAAGTGCTTTGGAGCCATGTGCAACCTGGATGCCGCAGTCATCTCAACGCTTGTGAACTCCGTGCTGCCGATGGAGCTGGCCCGGGACATGCAGACTCACACACAAG ATCATCAGAAGATGTGCTACTCTGCACTGGTGCTGGCAATGATGTTCTCCATGGGGGAGCCCCTGCCATATCATCACTATG AACATCTCAACTCTCAGTTTGTGCAGTTCCTGCTGGACGTGATTGAGGACGGGCTGCCCTCGGACACCACCGACCAGCTGCCCGACTTATTTGTCAATGTCCTTCTGGCCTTCAATCTCCACATTCCAG TTCCAGAACACAGTGTGATCATGACTACAATAAGCAAGCACTCGAATGTCAAGACTTtcacagaaaagctgctgctgctgctgaacagggGAG aTGATCCAGTTTGTATCTTCAAGCATCAGCCTCAGCCACCGCACTCAGTGCTGAAGTTCCTGCAGGACATCTTTGCCAGCAAGGACACAGCCAGCATCTTCTACCACACGGACATGATGGTCCTGATAGACATCCTGGTGCGGCAGATTGCAGATCTCTCCCCAGGAGACAAGGTGCCTACG CTGAGGATGGAGTATCTGTCTCTGATGCACGCCATCATCCGCTCCACGCCCTATCTGCAGCACCAGCACCGCCTCTCCGACCTGCAGGGCATCCTGCAGCGCatcctgggggaggaggaggagggccagCAGTGCCAGATGGACAAACTTATCATCCTGGAGATTTATAAGGAGTTCCCAGAAATCTGTCCCGGTACCAGCTAA